From the genome of Haloplasma contractile SSD-17B:
CCGATTAGAAACACGCGAAGATATGATTAAGAAATCAATTAAAGTTGGAATTTTATCTACTAAAGATGAAGATATCCGTTCTTTACGTGGATTAATCGTCTATGGATTGAAAGGTTTAGCAGCTTATTTATCACACGCTGAAAAATTAGGATATTCTGATAATGAATTATTTATAGACATGCATAAAGCATTAGCAGCTACAAATGAAGACCTATCATTAGATGAATACGTTAAGATTACATTTGATGTAGGAAATGCTGGTGTTAAAGGAATGGAGATTCTTGACCGTGCTAACACAACATCATATGGAAACCCGGAAATGACAAAAGTTAAAACAGGAGTACGTAATAATCCTGCAATCTTAATTTCAGGACATGATTTACACGACATTAAAGAACTACTTGAACAAACAAAAGGAACTGGTGTAGACGTTTATACACATAGTGAAATGTTACCTGCTCACTATTACCCTGAACTCAAAAAATATGAGCATTTAGTAGGGAACTACGGTAATGCATGGCATAAACAGACAACAGAGTTTGTAACATTCAATGGTCCAATTCTATTTACAACAAACTGTATTGTACCTCCTAAAAAATCATATATCGATCGTGTTTATACAACAGGTAATGTAGGATATCCAGGACTAATTCACGTTCCAGATAGTGAAGATGGTAAAAAAGATTTCTCAGCAATTATTGAACATGCTAAACGTTGTGATGCTCCAACTGCAATTGAAGACGGAGAAATTATTGGTGGTTTTGCACATAACCAGGTCATGCAATTAGCAGATAAAGTATTAGAGGCAATTAACAATGGATCAATTAAAAAATTCGTAGTAATGAGTGGTTGTGACGGGCGTCACAAGACACGTGACTACTACACGGACTTTGCTAATGAATTACCACAAGACTCAGTAATCTTAACTTCAGGATGTGCGAAATATAAATATAATAAACTAGACTTAGGTGACATAGGTGGAATTCCTCGTGTACTTGATGCAGGACAATGTAACGACTCTTACTCACTAGCGGTTATTGCGATGAAATTGCAAGAAGCACTAGGATTAGAAGATATCAACGACTTACCAATCGTATATAACATAGCATGGTATGAGCAGAAAGCAATCATCGTATTACTAGCTCTACTTGCTTTAGGTGTTAAAGACATTAAAGTAGGACCTACATTACCAGCCTTCTTATCAGAAAACGTAGGAAAACTACTAGTTGAACAGTTCGGATTAAGCAGTATAAACGATGTACAAACAGACATGGAAGAATTAATCTTAAACTAATATAGAACTTATAGCTAGATCATCTCATTAATTAATGGGATGATCTTTATTTTTATTTAATTGCTATCTAAAAATTACGACTATTTCCCAGAAAATTTGACTATATGAGACACACTAGTTAATCCGTTTATAATTACTTGACCTTGACAATCGTCAACTCGTTTATAAAGAAAGATAGAATTTGATTGTTAATTTTGTTAAAAATGGCATTATCCTTAATTATAACTATACTTTAGAAAAGATAATTAGGTAGCATTAGTCACTGCTAGGTATCAGACTATTGAAGTCCAACTAAAAGAGGTTAGTATATTATATTATACACTAACCTCTATTAGGAAAATCATTAACTTACTATTTTAAAAATAAGTTTATACCTGATTCAGTAAATAACTTATACACAGGTGGTTCAAATGTATAAGCAGAGAATGCCATTACAACAATAAATATGAGTATAATTCCGATATAATTAATTCCTTCAAAGAACAGGTTAATACGGATTAATAAATAACTAATGATTTGAGCTAAGATTATAGCGAATGCAAATATTACAATATCCATAGCTAGACTCTGGTCAATAAACTCAGTGTAGCCATAATATAAGACTACGACTAATGCTGCTGCTATAATGGACGATACTGCTTTAGCAAACAAAAAGTTCTTATGATCGTGGCCTGCAAATAAATACTCAATGACCGCATAGAATAACATACCATAAAATGCTAACTTTAGATGTTCCCATACACTTTCATTAACTGGTGAAAATAAAGCCACTAATGAGTTTTGATCTGACCATTCATATGTAAAGTGAAGCAATGTTCCGATACCGAAAACTAAGAAAACACCAAGAAACTCCCAACGTTTAATCTTCATACTAAAACTTCCTCCTTATAATATACAAATATACCGGATAAATAGCTTATCCTCCTTATAGTATATAGACCTCTATACTAAAATATATGAAATATGACAATAAAACAGATAATTTCATAACAATTTAAATCTATCTTACGCTTTTCTGTATTTTGTTATAATCAAAAATCACAAATAACTAAGAATAAACTACTAACAACTGATAAACGGTTAAGGGTTTTATAAAAAAATAAATGCATCTAGTGAAGTCAACTTTAAAATAGTTGTTTTTTTATTTTAGTTGCGAATATTGATAAGTTGTTAGTATTAAAAAAATAATTAACATTATAAATATTTTATCATTAATTAGATTATAAACTAGAAGTCTAAAAGTTATTTTAAATCTATTGTTAAGCAAGGGTAACTTATGCTAAATGTTAACCAACACCGTTTTAAGTTATTTAATTATTTGGAAAAATATAACTTTTAAATTCATTAACCTTGTTATGATTTAATTATGATAGTATAATTGCAAGTGTTAAAAAAGCAATTATAATTTAAAATTTATGGGGTGAGTATATGTTTGATATTTTCGGTAAATTAAAATGGTTTATTAAAGAACACTGGAGACGGTACCTATTAGCAATCTTATTTTTAAATGCGTCGAGTATCGCAAGTGTAATACCACCAAGAATTATTGGTGAGGGAATAAACCACATAGTAAATAAGACACTCACACCTGAAAAACTGTTAGAGTTGGTCTTATTAATGACACTGTTAGCAGTAGGAGGCTATATTGTATCCTTTCTATGGGTGTATTTACTATTTGGAGCAGGAAACTTACTAGAATTTGACCTTAGAAAGATGTTTTTTAAGCATTTATTAAGGATGGATGCTAAATTCTATGAAAAAAACTTAGTAGGAGACCTTATGGCAAGAGCGACAAGTGACTTAAGAGCAATCTCATTCACAGCTGGGTTTGGAGTGCTTGCACTTGTTGATGCAACTGTGTATTTAGCCTTTTTGCTAGGGATGATGATTTTCACTATTAACTTAAAGCTTACGTTATTTTCGTTACTTCCGTTACCCATTGTCGTAATAGGGGTTCGCTTCTTAGGTAAAAAAATACACAAACACTTTACTGAGGCACAAAATTCATTCAGTGATTTAAATAATAAAGTTCTAGAATCAGTTAGCGGAGTTCGCGTAGTACGTGCCTATGTACAAGAAAGAAAAGATATAGAACGACTTGATGAAAGTGCTAAAAATGTTGTGGAAAAAAATCTTGAACTAAATAAATATGATGCAGCCTTTGAATCTGTTTTTCTAGCAGCTTTCTCAATTGCTTACGCGATTGCTATAGGTTACGGTACTTATTTAGTTTTTAATCAACAGTTAGATCCAGGGGACCTAGTAACATTTACTATTTACTTAGGAATGCTTAGATGGCCGATGTTTGCTATGGGTGAAGCAACAAATGTCATGCAAAGAGGGAATGCATCCTATGACCGTATCAACAACATAGTAGAACAGGATTCAGAGGTCGTTGAACCAAAGAGACCAGTAAAAATAGGTGGTCAGTTCAGATCAATACAGTTTAAAAATGTATCGTTTGAGTATCCGGATGGACAATTCAAGGTTCTAGACGATATTAATTTTGAAATAAAACAAGGGAAAACACTCGGGATCGTTGGTAAAACTGGTTCAGGAAAAACAACGATTATTAGGCAAATGTTAAAGCAGTATGATCTAAAAGATGGTGATATCCTTATAAACAATGAGGATTACAAAGAAGTAAAGACCAAGGATATACGAAAGTTTTTTGGTTATGTACCACAAGAACATATTTTATTCACGGGGACGGTAAAAGAAAACATTGCATTTGGAAACGTATTTGCTGAAAATGAAGAGATAGAACAAGCAATTGATATATCTGCTTTCCGTAAAGACCTTAAATTTTTAGAACATGGACTTGAAACATTAGTAGGAGAGCATGGAGTGACGTTATCTGGTGGTCAAAAACAGCGACTCTCAATAGCACGTGCAGTATTAATTAATCCTGATATCCTTATATTAGATGACTCATTATCTGCCGTAGATGGAACAACTGAAAAAACCATATTAAGAAACATAAAAAAATATCGCTCAGGCAAAAACACCATAATAATTGCTCATCGTTTATCGGCCGTTGAACATGCTGATGAAATTATAGTGATGGATGATGGAGAGATTGTTGAACGTGGAACTCATAAGGAATTAATGGACTTAAATGGTTGGTATGCTAGACAGTACATCCATCAACAAATGCTAAACCATGAAGTAGGTGATCAAGATGAGGCTTAGACGAATTTGGCAATACGCTAAACATTATAAAAAACTTGTTACATTCTCCTTAATAGCGTTAATTATATCGGTTGTTCTTGACCTCCTATTTCCATTTATATTAAAAACAATTATAGATGACTATATAGTAGGAATAGAACATCCTTGGTATCAAGTAGATGAATCTGTTGAAGAATCAGTTCTATTTAATGGTAAATACTATAGTCAAGAAAAATACTTATCAGATGCAGAATACAATAAATTTGTTGAAGCAAATGACGATGAACCCCCTAAGATTAGTCGGGTACTATTAATAAAACGTGTCTACTACTATGTAGATGAAGCGATTGTAGATGGTAGTAAAGACATAAAGGGTGAAAAACTCGTTGTGACTGACACAAATAATAATGAACACACCTATGATGTAGCTCCTTTAAGTAAAGAAGAAGTATTTAACTTTTATCGACCGGCAATCCGCCCTATTACTATAGGAGTTATAGGGATCCTTGGAATATATCTAGGATTAATGATATTTAAATATATATACCGCTTTAATTTCCTTAAACTTGGTAACAATGTAACTTATGATATGCGTAAGGAAGGCTTTGAAAAAATTCAAAAAATTGATATCGACTACTATGACAAAATACCAGCTGGTAAAGTGGTTGCCCGTATTACGAATGATACCGATACAATCCGTGATCTTTTTGCCAGAGTATTAGTTGTATTCGTTTCAGCAGGAATTTATTTTGTAGGTATTTATATTGGGTTATTTACACTAGACGTAAAACTAGCAGCTTTTTCCCTATTACTACTTCCAATCCTCTATATATGGGGTAAATTTTATAGAGCTAGAGCTAAAAAATATAATGAAGTAATCAGAAGTGAAAACTCAGAAATTAATGCCTATTTAAATCAGTCAATTAAGGGAATGGAAGTTATTCAATCCTTTAATCGAGAAGAGAAAAGCTTTGATCAATTTCAAACACACAACTCTAAATTCTTTGAGTATAAAAATAAAATGCTCGTCCTAAATGGTACTCTTTCTGGAAATATGGTAAGAACTGTACATCGGATTATCTATATTGTTATTCTTTTGTATTTTGGTTGGGCAGCTTTAGGAATTAACTCTATGGTTCAAGTAGGAGTTATTTATGCATTTACCGAATATATCAATCGCTTAATAAATCCTGTTAACCAAGTATTTGGTAATATCGAAATGTTTGAACAGTCATTAGTGTCCGCAGATCGATTATTCCACCTACTTGATCAAGAGGGAACAGATGTATCAGATGATAAAGTACCTCGTTTTAGAGGAGATATCAATTTTAGAAATTTAAACTTTGCATATGAAAATGACAACTATGTATTAAAAAATATTAACTTAAATGTAAAGTCTGGTGAAACAGTCGCTCTTGTAGGCCATACAGGAAGTGGAAAAAGTTCAATGATGAATGTCCTACTCCGCTTCTATGACTATGAGGAAGGAACAGTTATGATTGACGGATCAGATATTAGGGACTTCTCAAAACAAGCATTCCGCCGACATGTTGGAATTGTATTACAAGATCCTGTTCTCTTTACTGGTACAGTAGCTTCAAACATCAGTCTGAATAACCCCCTAGTAAGTGACGATATGATTATTAGTGCTCTCAGACAAATAGGGGCAGATAACTTTATCGATAAGTTTGAAAAAGGAATTCACGAACCAGTTACAGAGATGGGTTCAAACTTATCCACAGGGGAGCGCCAGCTAATTGCGTTTGCGAGAGCCATGGTATATGATCCTGCAGTTCTAGTCTTAGATGAAGCAACCGCAAACATCGATACCGAAACAGAACAATTAATCCAAAAAGCACTAAATGTAGTTAAACGAAATCGAACTACATTTGTTATAGCACACCGTTTATCCACAGTTAAGGATGCAAACCAAATTATTGTACTTGAAAAAGGAGAAATTTTAGAAAAAGGAACTCATGATGAATTAATGGTAAAACGCGGTACTTACTATGATATGTACCAATCTCAGTTGCAACAAGCATAGTTAAATAAAAAAATAGTCTATCTAAAATATGGTAGACTATTTTTATTTTAGAGGTAATGTATATATAGTCTTATCTTCTCGATTGAGAACTAAACCAACTATTAATAAATTTTCAAGTTAGACTTATAAATACTCGTACCTTTTCTGATGAAACAAGTAAAACAATATAAAAGTATAGCTCCCTGTTCTACTAGAAATCACAGAATAATAATTTATCATAGTAACTATTTATTATAGATGCAAAATACTAATTTATAATAAATTTAAAAATCAAATTTATAAGTAAATCAGATATCAATATTCAATTAACAAAATAGATTTACAGTTAACCAAAACTATAAATGCACATGTCCAAAATAATAAGAA
Proteins encoded in this window:
- a CDS encoding ABC transporter ATP-binding protein, whose translation is MRLRRIWQYAKHYKKLVTFSLIALIISVVLDLLFPFILKTIIDDYIVGIEHPWYQVDESVEESVLFNGKYYSQEKYLSDAEYNKFVEANDDEPPKISRVLLIKRVYYYVDEAIVDGSKDIKGEKLVVTDTNNNEHTYDVAPLSKEEVFNFYRPAIRPITIGVIGILGIYLGLMIFKYIYRFNFLKLGNNVTYDMRKEGFEKIQKIDIDYYDKIPAGKVVARITNDTDTIRDLFARVLVVFVSAGIYFVGIYIGLFTLDVKLAAFSLLLLPILYIWGKFYRARAKKYNEVIRSENSEINAYLNQSIKGMEVIQSFNREEKSFDQFQTHNSKFFEYKNKMLVLNGTLSGNMVRTVHRIIYIVILLYFGWAALGINSMVQVGVIYAFTEYINRLINPVNQVFGNIEMFEQSLVSADRLFHLLDQEGTDVSDDKVPRFRGDINFRNLNFAYENDNYVLKNINLNVKSGETVALVGHTGSGKSSMMNVLLRFYDYEEGTVMIDGSDIRDFSKQAFRRHVGIVLQDPVLFTGTVASNISLNNPLVSDDMIISALRQIGADNFIDKFEKGIHEPVTEMGSNLSTGERQLIAFARAMVYDPAVLVLDEATANIDTETEQLIQKALNVVKRNRTTFVIAHRLSTVKDANQIIVLEKGEILEKGTHDELMVKRGTYYDMYQSQLQQA
- the hcp gene encoding hydroxylamine reductase gives rise to the protein MSMFCDQCQEAAKNVGCEIQGVCGKSPELSALMDTFIYTLKGISKVTLQAKELEIDTNEADLFVTEGLFKTITNANFDDDVFEAEIVKAFDLRDELKRQVEEKGAKVSKDDAINFRLETREDMIKKSIKVGILSTKDEDIRSLRGLIVYGLKGLAAYLSHAEKLGYSDNELFIDMHKALAATNEDLSLDEYVKITFDVGNAGVKGMEILDRANTTSYGNPEMTKVKTGVRNNPAILISGHDLHDIKELLEQTKGTGVDVYTHSEMLPAHYYPELKKYEHLVGNYGNAWHKQTTEFVTFNGPILFTTNCIVPPKKSYIDRVYTTGNVGYPGLIHVPDSEDGKKDFSAIIEHAKRCDAPTAIEDGEIIGGFAHNQVMQLADKVLEAINNGSIKKFVVMSGCDGRHKTRDYYTDFANELPQDSVILTSGCAKYKYNKLDLGDIGGIPRVLDAGQCNDSYSLAVIAMKLQEALGLEDINDLPIVYNIAWYEQKAIIVLLALLALGVKDIKVGPTLPAFLSENVGKLLVEQFGLSSINDVQTDMEELILN
- a CDS encoding DUF6512 family protein, with the translated sequence MKIKRWEFLGVFLVFGIGTLLHFTYEWSDQNSLVALFSPVNESVWEHLKLAFYGMLFYAVIEYLFAGHDHKNFLFAKAVSSIIAAALVVVLYYGYTEFIDQSLAMDIVIFAFAIILAQIISYLLIRINLFFEGINYIGIILIFIVVMAFSAYTFEPPVYKLFTESGINLFLK
- a CDS encoding ABC transporter ATP-binding protein, which produces MFDIFGKLKWFIKEHWRRYLLAILFLNASSIASVIPPRIIGEGINHIVNKTLTPEKLLELVLLMTLLAVGGYIVSFLWVYLLFGAGNLLEFDLRKMFFKHLLRMDAKFYEKNLVGDLMARATSDLRAISFTAGFGVLALVDATVYLAFLLGMMIFTINLKLTLFSLLPLPIVVIGVRFLGKKIHKHFTEAQNSFSDLNNKVLESVSGVRVVRAYVQERKDIERLDESAKNVVEKNLELNKYDAAFESVFLAAFSIAYAIAIGYGTYLVFNQQLDPGDLVTFTIYLGMLRWPMFAMGEATNVMQRGNASYDRINNIVEQDSEVVEPKRPVKIGGQFRSIQFKNVSFEYPDGQFKVLDDINFEIKQGKTLGIVGKTGSGKTTIIRQMLKQYDLKDGDILINNEDYKEVKTKDIRKFFGYVPQEHILFTGTVKENIAFGNVFAENEEIEQAIDISAFRKDLKFLEHGLETLVGEHGVTLSGGQKQRLSIARAVLINPDILILDDSLSAVDGTTEKTILRNIKKYRSGKNTIIIAHRLSAVEHADEIIVMDDGEIVERGTHKELMDLNGWYARQYIHQQMLNHEVGDQDEA